GGGGTGCAGTAACCCTGCAGTAACCCCAGGGCATTGCACTTGACCGACAAAGAGGAGCACAATGCGGCTCCTACAGGTTGTTGCCGAGCCCGGCCGTGGCGCTGCGAGCGCCGCCGGAGAAAGGGGGCTGCAATGCACGGATTGGTGACACGCTACCTGCTGGTGGCTGCGGGCTGCCTGGCGCTGCGGGGTGCAATGGCGGCACACGCCGACGTCCAACCCGGTGATGTGATCACCGCGGCCAATGCCGACAAGGCCGCGGACTTGCTTTCGCCGGGCGTCAACTGGGTCGTCAAGCATGGGATGACGATCAAGGTCGCAGCGCCGCGCGAGTTACTAATGCCCAAGCGCTACGTCGAGGCCACCGAGAAGTACGCGGCGCAGGTGAAGCTCGCCAAGGGCGGATTGGCACTCGAAGGCTATGTCGCCGGCATGCCGTTCCCGACCATTGACGTCAACGACCCGCAGGCGGCGCTCAAGATCATGTGGAATTACGAGTACCGGCCGTTCTTCATCGACGACTTCCGCGAGGGCGACTTCGGCTCCTACACCGGTACCGCCAGCTACGACAAGCCAATGACCATCGAGCGCTCGCTGTGGATCGGCGACCTGCGCCGCCTTTATTACAACGGCCGCCTCTACGTCGAGCCCAAGCCCGAGCTGCCCAACCCCGAGGGCGTCCGCTACAAGGAATCACTGCATCCGATCTTGGCGCCGTTTGATCTCAAGGGAATCGGCTTGCTCGACCTGCGCTACATCGACGCCTCGCGGCAGGACGACACCTGGCTCTACCTGCCGCAGCTGCGCCGGGTGCGGCGGCTCTCCTCCGCGCAACGCAGCGACGCGCTGTTCGGGCAAGACGCCGACGCCGACAGCTTCTTCGGATACTCCGGACACATCGCCTGGATGGACTGGAAGCTGCTCGGCCTGAAGGACGTGCTCGGCTCGGTGCACGCCGAGAACTGGCCGCTCAAGCAGTGCCCCGGCGGTGGCGACTTCGCTTTCTGCGACCTCTGGGAAAAACGGCCGGCGTACGTGATCGAAGGGGTCTCCAAGCTACCGCAATACGCTTTCGGCAAACGCGTCATCGTCATCGATCGCCAAGGCATGCTGCCGCTGACTACCGACATGTACGACCGCGCCGGACAGCTGTGGAAAGTGTGGGTCGACTTCTACTCCTACCGCAAGCAGGCCATCCCCGACGCCCGCTTCACTTACGAGGACGAGATGCCCTTTTACCCGGGCGGATTCGTCATCGACACGCAGCTGGGGCACGCCACTTACTTCCCGCACCCCGACCCGGCTTCGACTGACAAGGAGTGTCTGTACTTCAACCAGGGCCCGCGCGGGACCAGCCCGGTGGCGCCGACGGGCGCCGACGAGAGCTTCTTCACCATCGCCCACCTGGTCGAATCGGGGCACTGATCTGGGACGCTGGAACCTCGGACCTTGGATCTACCGACGTTCAGTCAGCCCCGTTGCGCTGCAAGACGAATCCGGCGGCGCTCAGCGCCTGCTCGATCTCCGCGATATGCTCGCGGCCACGGGTTTCGAGTTCCAGCGTAACCGACGCCTGGGTCAGCGCCAGGCCCGGCTGGGCGCGCTCGTGACGGATTTGATGGATATTGGCGCGACACGCCGCCACGCAGGTCACCAAGCGGAGCAACTCACCCGGCCGATCGGCCAAGCGGGTAGTGAAGCGGAACAAGCGGCCTTCTTCGACCAGGCCGAGGTTGATGATGCGGTCGAGCAAGTTGGTGTCGATGTTGCCGCCGGAGACGATCACCACCACCTTTGCTGCCGTCGCCGGCAGCAGCCCGGCGAGGCAGGCCGCCAAGCCGACCGCGCCGGCACCTTCGACCACGGTCTTGGCCCGTTCCAGCAGCAACAGCACGGCATCGGCGATCTGCGCATCGCGCACCTCCACCGCCGCCGCCAAGCCGGTGCGGATGATTTCGAATGGAAGCGCGCCAATCGAGCGCGTGGCCAGGCCGTCGGCGATGGTGTCGACCGCCGCCAGCTCGATCCGTGAGCCGGCGCGCAAGCTCGGCGCCAGCGATGATGCCCCCACCGCTTGCACAGCGATGACGCGCGCACTGCTGCCCGCACCGCGCAGGGCCGAGATCACGCCCGCAAGCAATCCACCGCCGCCGACGGGAACCACCACCGTGTCGACCTCCGGTAGCTGTTCGAGCACCTCCAACGCGAGCGTGCCTTGGCCGGCAATGATCTCCGGATCATCGAAGGCGTGCACGAAGGTTGCCTGCTGCACCTGCGCCAGCGCCAGCGCGCTGGCGTAGGCCGCGCTGTAATCGCCGCCCGAGAGCACGACGCTGGCACCGTAGCCCCCGGTGGCCGTCACCTTGCTGAACGACGCCGTCTCCGGCATCACCACCGTGACCGGCACCGCCATCGTCCGCGCCGCGTAAGCCACGCCTTGGGCGTGATTACCGGCCGATGCCGTCACCACGCCGCGCGCTCGCGCCCTGGGGTCAAGCAGCTGAATCTTGTTGAGCGCGCCGCGCACCTTGAACGAGCCGGTCTTCTGCAGGTTCTCCAGCTTCAGATAGATCTGCCGCCCGCACATCGCGCTGAAGGTCGCGCTAAGATCGAGCGGGGTCGTCCTGACAATGCCGGCAGCGCGGCGGCGAGCCGCCTGGATGGCCTCGAAAGCGATGGTTGTACCAGTCATCACCGCAGCGAGAGTGATATCACTGAGGGTTGCGGACGGCCGGCGGCGGCGGTTGTCGGCATGGCGAGCATCGCTGCCTCGAGGTTAGAGCCGCAGCCCGTGTCCGCGGCCGAGCTCGTAGGCCATCAACAGGCCCAAGCCCAGGGTGAACAGCGCCGCCAGAGTGCGCACGGCCAAGGCGACCGCGAATTCCAGCCCCGCCGCCACCCGGGCGCTAATCTCCAGGTGCAAGACGATCACCGCCACCCCGGCCGCCAGCAGCGCCACCGTGTGGCCCGCGCCCCAGAGCGCGCCTACCAGCGACGCCCGCAACACGCCCTTGCGCTCGCTGGCGATCGCCGTCACCGCGGCCAAGTGATCGGCATCCAGCGCGTGCTTGAGCCCGAGGGTGAAGCCGAGCGCGAGTATCGACCAGGTCGAGAGCATCGCTATCCTTATGACCGCCGGCCCCATCTCGGTCAATTGGACTCGGCCCTGATTTACAGAAGCGAATCGCGCCGGACGCCATCTGTTGC
Above is a window of Deltaproteobacteria bacterium DNA encoding:
- a CDS encoding DUF1329 domain-containing protein — protein: MHGLVTRYLLVAAGCLALRGAMAAHADVQPGDVITAANADKAADLLSPGVNWVVKHGMTIKVAAPRELLMPKRYVEATEKYAAQVKLAKGGLALEGYVAGMPFPTIDVNDPQAALKIMWNYEYRPFFIDDFREGDFGSYTGTASYDKPMTIERSLWIGDLRRLYYNGRLYVEPKPELPNPEGVRYKESLHPILAPFDLKGIGLLDLRYIDASRQDDTWLYLPQLRRVRRLSSAQRSDALFGQDADADSFFGYSGHIAWMDWKLLGLKDVLGSVHAENWPLKQCPGGGDFAFCDLWEKRPAYVIEGVSKLPQYAFGKRVIVIDRQGMLPLTTDMYDRAGQLWKVWVDFYSYRKQAIPDARFTYEDEMPFYPGGFVIDTQLGHATYFPHPDPASTDKECLYFNQGPRGTSPVAPTGADESFFTIAHLVESGH
- a CDS encoding threonine ammonia-lyase yields the protein MTGTTIAFEAIQAARRRAAGIVRTTPLDLSATFSAMCGRQIYLKLENLQKTGSFKVRGALNKIQLLDPRARARGVVTASAGNHAQGVAYAARTMAVPVTVVMPETASFSKVTATGGYGASVVLSGGDYSAAYASALALAQVQQATFVHAFDDPEIIAGQGTLALEVLEQLPEVDTVVVPVGGGGLLAGVISALRGAGSSARVIAVQAVGASSLAPSLRAGSRIELAAVDTIADGLATRSIGALPFEIIRTGLAAAVEVRDAQIADAVLLLLERAKTVVEGAGAVGLAACLAGLLPATAAKVVVIVSGGNIDTNLLDRIINLGLVEEGRLFRFTTRLADRPGELLRLVTCVAACRANIHQIRHERAQPGLALTQASVTLELETRGREHIAEIEQALSAAGFVLQRNGAD